GGCGATGGAGAAGCCCACGCCCAGCGCCACGCCGAGAACGGCCACGATGGTCTGGCGGCCACGCCCGGCGATATGGGTGAGTGCGAGCTCCAGGATGAGGCGCATGCTAGCCTCTCTTTTCCGTTACCGTCGCGCCATCCGCGAGATCCTCCGGAAACGGCACGATCACCCGCTCCGTTTCATCGAGACCGGACAGGACCTGCGTGCGGCTTGCTCCGCGGATCCCGATCGTCACGTCGCGTCGCCGGGCCGTGCCGTTCTGCACCACGACGAGGGTCGAACCGCGCAAGGCGTTGGTCGGTACCAGCAGCGCGTTGGCGGAGACCCGCGCGACCACGTTCACCTCGACCGTCATGCCGATGCGCAGCGGCGTCGTATCCGGTAGGGCGAGGCGCACGCGATAGGTCTTGGCCACGGGATCGCCCTTCGGCGTGACGGAATCCACGTGCGCCTCCAGGATCCGGTCCGGAAAGGCATCGGACTTCAGGACGGCGCGCTGCCCCACCGCGACGCGCGGGATGTCCTCCTCGTTGACGTCCGCCACCACCCAGAGGGGCTTGGGCTCGCCGACCCAGAACAGAACCGTGCCGGGCTCGGCCACTTCGCCCACCTCGCCATCCTGGCGCAGGACGACACCGTTCATGGGGGCCCGGAGCACGTAGGATTCGAGGCGCGTCTCCTGGCCCGCGATGAGGGCCTGGACTTGGCCGAGATCGCTGCGGGCCCGGTCGAGAGCCTGCTCGCTGGCGACCCTGCGCTCCACCAGGGCGGCCATACGGTCGTAATCCGCTGCGCTCGATTTCTGCCTTGCGCGCAGCTCGGCGAGGGTCGCCTGCGCCTGCCGGTCGTCGAGGCGGGCGAGCACGGCGCCCTTCTCCACGGTCTCGCCCTCGCAATTGCACAGCTCCACGATCCGCTCCCGCAACAGGGGCGTCACCTTGGCCCAGGTGCGCGGCTCCACCACGCCCGTGGCGTAGACGATCTCCGCCGCGTCGCCGCGACCGGGCGCGACCGTTGTGACTTGCGGAGGTCGGGCGAAGCGCCAATACGCCGCTGCGACCGCCAGAAGCAGTACGAGGACGAGGAGCACGCGGGAGATCTTCAAGGCCGGTTCTCCAGGGAACGGGCTTCTCTAGCATAGCTTCGTAGATGGAGCGATTGCGGTCCATTGCGGAGACCCGGCGCGCGGTTCGCCCCGCAGGAGCTTGCATTTTGGGCCTTACGCACGTATATTCCCGTTGTCAGCTCTGGTTGCAGCGTAAAGCTGCTGGTCGAGAGTGGACCCCGCCGGGTCCGCTCTTTTTTGTTGCTCGTATACCGGAGCTTCGGAGAGCCATGACGAACGAACGCGACAAGCGGCTGATTACGGAGAACGGCGTTGCTGCCCGGGTGGCCGCGATCGTCGAGCCCGTGATCGAGGGCCTGGGCTTCAACCTCGTGCGGGTGAAGGTCACCGGCACGAACGGCTGCACCGTGCAGATCATGGCCGAACGGCCGGACGGCACCATGTCGGTGGACGATTGCGAGACGGTGAGCCGCGCGATTTCACCGGTTCTTGATCTCGAAGATCCGATCTCGACGGCGTATTATCTCGAGGTCTCCTCGCCGGGGATCGACCGTCCGCTGGTGCGAGCGAGCGATTTCGAGCGCTGGACCGGGCACGACGCGAAGATCGAGATGGCCGTGCCGCTGGACGGCCGCAAGCGTTTCCGGGGCTTTCTCCGGGGCGTGGAGGACGGAAAGCTCGTGGTCGAGCTTCCGGACGTGAAGGAGGGCCTGGAGCCCATCGCGCGTCTGCCTCTGACCGACCTGGGCGAGGCCCATCTCGTCCTGACGGACGACCTGATTCGTGAATCGCTGCGCCGGGGAACCGCGCCGACCACGGACGAACTGGATGAAGATACGGATGTGGTGGAAGTGCCGGAGGCGCGCAACCCGTCCGAGACAAAACCGAATTAAGGAGTGCCCTCGATGGCTGTGAGCGCCAACAGGCTTGAGCTTCTGCAGATCGCCGATGCGGTCGCGCGTGAGAAAGTGATCGACAAGCAGATCGTGCTTGACGCCATGGCGGACGCCATCGCGAAGGCCGCGCGCTCCCGCTACGGCGCCGAGACCGACATCCACGCCGAGATCAACCCGAAAACGGGCGAGCTACGCCTGTCGCGCCACCTCCTCGTGGTTGAGGACGGGGCGATGGAGAACGATTCCCGCGAGATCACCCTCTCGGAGGCCCGGTCCCGCCACAACCCGGCGGCTCAGGTGGGCGACGTGATCGCCGACACCCTGCCGCCCTTCGATTTCGGCCGCATCGCGGCCCAGTCGGCCAAGCAGGTGATCGTGCAGAAGGTGCGCGACGCCGAGCGCGACCGCCAGTACCAGGAATACAAGGACCGGATCGGCGACATCGTGAACGGCGCGGTCAAGCGCGTCGAATACGGCAACGTCATCGTCGATCTCGGCCGCGGCGAGGCGATCATCCGCCGCGACGAGCTGATCCCGCGCGAGACGTTCCGTCCGGGCGACCGCATCCGCGCCTATCTCTTCGACGTGCGCCGCGAGACGCGCGGACCGCAGATCTTCCTGTCCCGCACGCATCCGCAATTCATGGCGAAGCTCTTCGCCTCGGAAGTGCCGGAGATCTACGACGGAATCGTCACCGTTCAGGCCGTGGCCCGCGATCCGGGCTCCCGCGCCAAGATCGCCGTGATCTCGCGCGATTCGTCCATCGACCCGGTCGGCGCCTGCGTCGGCATGCGCGGCTCCCGCGTCCAGGCGGTCGTCGGCGAGCTTCAGGGCGAGAAGATCGACATCATTCCGTGGTCTCCCGACCAGGCGACCTTCATCGTCAACGCGCTGCAGCCGGCCGAAGTGGTCAAGGTGGTGCTCGACGAGGACGCCGACCGCATCGAAGTGGTGGTTCCGGACGATCAGCTCTCGCTCGCCATCGGCCGTCGCGGCCAGAACGTGCGTCTGGCCTCGCAGCTCACCGGCTGGGACATCGACATTCTCACCGAGGCCGAGGAATCCGAGCGCCGTCAGAAGGAATTCGCCGAGCGCACCGATCTGTTCATGAACGCCCTCGACGTGGACGAGGTGGTGGGTCAGCTTCTCGCCTCCGAAGGCTTCCGCTCGGTCGAGGAAATCGCCTACGTGGATTCCGCCGAAGTCGCCTCCATCGAGGGCTTCGACGAGGACACCGCCGCCGAGATCCAGACGCGCGCCCAGGAATACATCGCCCGCATCGAGGCCGAGAACGAGGCCCGCCGCAAGGAACTGGGCGTCGCCGACGAATTGAAGGAGATCGACGGCATCACCACGGCGATGCTGGTGGCCTTCGGCGAGAACGACATCAAGTCGGTCGAGGACCTGGCCGGCTGCGCCACCGACGATCTCGTCGGCTGGACGGAGGGCAAAGGAGCCGAAGCGACCCGCTACAAGGGCGCTCTCGACGGCTTCGACGTATCCCGCACCGAGGCGGAGGCCATGGTCATGGCCGCCCGCGTGAAGGCAGGCTGGATCGAGCAGCCTGAAGAAACCGTAGAGACCGAGGGATCGGCCGACGAGGCCGAGACCGAGGCTCAGCCGTCTTAATCGGACGATGGCGAAGCGAGGTCAGAACCTGTGCCGCGGCATGAACCGGAGCGCACCTGCATCATCACCCGCGAGGCGCAAGGCCCCGCGGGGCTGATCCGCTTTGTCCTCGGGCCCGACCGACAGGTCGTGCCCGACCTCCGGCACAAGCTGCCCGGCCGCGGGGTCTGGGTCACGGCCCGAGCCGACATGGTGGACGAGGCCGTCAAGCGCCGCCTCTTCTCCCGCGCCTTCAAGACGGAAGCGAAAGCTCCGGAGACCCTCTCCCGGGACATCGAGCATCTGCTCCGGGACGACGTGCGACAGGGTCTCGCACTCGCCAACAAGGCAGGCTGCGTCATCACCGGCTTCCAGAAAGTCGAGTCGGCCATCACGGATAAGCCCATCGTTGCCCTTATTCATGCCGCAGAGGCGGCTGAAGATGGGCGAAGAAAATTGGCGAACCCGTTGCGAAAACGCCTCGGCGGGGCAATATCTAGCTTTCCGGTCATCCAAGTATTGTCAAATGACGAATTGGATTTGGCATTAGGCCGGTCACATGTGATACATGCTGCCCTCGTCGCGGGCGCTGGGAGCGACGGCTTTCTGAACCGCTGGCATCGTTACCGCACTTTCTGCGGCATCGGAGCCGATCCATCTGGCCTCGGAAACGAGACCGGCGAACCCACGATTTTGAAACCCGCAGGAACATTAGCGGAATGAGTGATACGAAAAACCAGGGCGACAAGACTCTCCACGTGTCGTCCAAGACGCTGTCTCTGAAGCGCCCGGTCGAACAAGGTACCGTGCGCCAAAGCTTCTCCCATGGCCGGTCGAAAGCGGTCGTGGTCGAGACTGTGAAGCGTCGCCCTGCCGTTGGCCCCGGTGGGGCGAAGGATGAAAAGCCGGCCGTCTCCCAGGCTGCAGCCCCCGCTGCCGCGCCGAAATCGGCTGCGCCGACGGGAAGGCCCGCGGCGTCCCAGGGCGGACGTCCGCAGCGTTCCGGCCCATCCTCCAATGCGCCCCGGTCCGGCGTGGTGCTGCAGACGCTCTCCGATCAGGAGCGCGATGCCCGTATGAACGCCCTCGTCGATGCCCGCCGGCGCGAAGAGGAAGAGCGCAAGCGCCAGGCCGAGGAAGTGGTGCGCCGCGCCGAGCGCGAAGCGGCCGAGGCCAAAGACCGCGAAGCGGCCGAAGCCCGCAAGCACGAGGAAGAGGAACGCCGTCGTCAGGACGAGGAGCGCAAGCGCCGCGCCGAGGACGAGGCTCGCCGCCGCCTTGGCGAGCAAGCGGCTCCTGCTCCGACCCCAGCTCCTGCTCCCGCTCCCGCACAGGCCCGCGACCGTGGTCCGGCTCCGCGCCAGGACGGTCAGCGCAGCGAAGGCCGCGAAGGCCGCCCCGGCGGCTTCCGTCAGGACGGTCCGCGTGGCGAAGGCCGCCCCGGCGGTTTCCGTCAGGATGGTCCGCGCGGCGAAGGCCGCCCCGGCGGTTTCCGCCAGGACGGTCCGCGCGGCGAAGGCCGCCCCGGCGGCTTCCGTCAGGACGGTCCGCGTGGCGAAGGCCGCCCCGGCGGTTTCCGTCAGGATGGTCCGCGCGGCGAAGGCCGCCCCGGCGGTTTCCGCCAGGATGGCCCGCGCGGCGAAGGCCGCCCCGGCGGTTTCGGTGGCCCGCGCAGCAGCGTCGGGACAACAGGCGGCCGTCCGCCGAGCCTCAATCACATGGCGCGCCCGGCCGCCCCGGCGATTCCCGATCCGGCAACGGCCAAGCCCAATACCCGCACGGCTCCGCCGGTGGTCGCAGCCCGCGGTCCCGCCGTCGAGATCGACGATGATGAGACACCGCGCGTCGCACGCCGCCCCGGCAGCCCGGCGAAGCCGGCTGCCGTTCCGAAGCCCACGAAGACCGCTCCCGGCGAGGAGCGTCGCCGCGGTCGCCTGACTCTCGCCAATGCAACGTCGGACGATGACGAGCGCACCCGTTCGCTCGCCGCCTTCCGCCGCCGCAA
This window of the Microvirga sp. TS319 genome carries:
- a CDS encoding efflux RND transporter periplasmic adaptor subunit, whose product is MKISRVLLVLVLLLAVAAAYWRFARPPQVTTVAPGRGDAAEIVYATGVVEPRTWAKVTPLLRERIVELCNCEGETVEKGAVLARLDDRQAQATLAELRARQKSSAADYDRMAALVERRVASEQALDRARSDLGQVQALIAGQETRLESYVLRAPMNGVVLRQDGEVGEVAEPGTVLFWVGEPKPLWVVADVNEEDIPRVAVGQRAVLKSDAFPDRILEAHVDSVTPKGDPVAKTYRVRLALPDTTPLRIGMTVEVNVVARVSANALLVPTNALRGSTLVVVQNGTARRRDVTIGIRGASRTQVLSGLDETERVIVPFPEDLADGATVTEKRG
- the rimP gene encoding ribosome maturation factor RimP; the protein is MTNERDKRLITENGVAARVAAIVEPVIEGLGFNLVRVKVTGTNGCTVQIMAERPDGTMSVDDCETVSRAISPVLDLEDPISTAYYLEVSSPGIDRPLVRASDFERWTGHDAKIEMAVPLDGRKRFRGFLRGVEDGKLVVELPDVKEGLEPIARLPLTDLGEAHLVLTDDLIRESLRRGTAPTTDELDEDTDVVEVPEARNPSETKPN
- the nusA gene encoding transcription termination factor NusA, with the translated sequence MAVSANRLELLQIADAVAREKVIDKQIVLDAMADAIAKAARSRYGAETDIHAEINPKTGELRLSRHLLVVEDGAMENDSREITLSEARSRHNPAAQVGDVIADTLPPFDFGRIAAQSAKQVIVQKVRDAERDRQYQEYKDRIGDIVNGAVKRVEYGNVIVDLGRGEAIIRRDELIPRETFRPGDRIRAYLFDVRRETRGPQIFLSRTHPQFMAKLFASEVPEIYDGIVTVQAVARDPGSRAKIAVISRDSSIDPVGACVGMRGSRVQAVVGELQGEKIDIIPWSPDQATFIVNALQPAEVVKVVLDEDADRIEVVVPDDQLSLAIGRRGQNVRLASQLTGWDIDILTEAEESERRQKEFAERTDLFMNALDVDEVVGQLLASEGFRSVEEIAYVDSAEVASIEGFDEDTAAEIQTRAQEYIARIEAENEARRKELGVADELKEIDGITTAMLVAFGENDIKSVEDLAGCATDDLVGWTEGKGAEATRYKGALDGFDVSRTEAEAMVMAARVKAGWIEQPEETVETEGSADEAETEAQPS
- a CDS encoding RNA-binding protein; this encodes MPRHEPERTCIITREAQGPAGLIRFVLGPDRQVVPDLRHKLPGRGVWVTARADMVDEAVKRRLFSRAFKTEAKAPETLSRDIEHLLRDDVRQGLALANKAGCVITGFQKVESAITDKPIVALIHAAEAAEDGRRKLANPLRKRLGGAISSFPVIQVLSNDELDLALGRSHVIHAALVAGAGSDGFLNRWHRYRTFCGIGADPSGLGNETGEPTILKPAGTLAE